AGCGGGCCGCGATCCTGAACGCCGAGGGCGTCCGGCAGTCCCGGATCCTGACCGCGGAAGGCGACCGGCAGGCGGCGATCCTGCGCGCCGAGGGTCAGGCGAAGGCGATCGACACCGTGTTCGAGGCCATCCACCGCAACGACCCGGACCCGAAACTGCTCGCGTACCAGTACCTGCAGATGCTGCCCGAACTGGCCAAGGGCCCCGGCAACACCTTCTGGGTCATCCCGTCCGAGGTCACCACCGCATTGCAGAACGTCACCAAGGCGTTCTCGGGCGAGACGCCGAAGATCCCGTCGGAGAACGGCCACAACCCTGAACTTCCCCGGAGTTAGTTGCCCGGTCACCAAATCGGTTGTCCGACGATGTCACTATGGGTGCATGGGGGAACCTCTGCTGATCGCGCAGGCGATCGCCATCCCTTCCGGGGTGGCCGTGCTGGCCTATCTGGTGGTCGGACTTGTCATCGGCGTGGAGAGCATGGGTGTGCCGCTGCCCGGTGAGACCACGCTCATCGCCGCCGCGCTGCTCGCGTCGCAGCAGCATCATCTGAAGATCGAGTTCGTGATCATGGCCGCCGCGGCGGGCGCGATCATCGGCGACTCGATCGGGTACTTCATCGGCCGCAAGGCCGGCCGCCGGCTCTTCGAACGGCTGGGCAAGCGGTTCCATCACTTCTCCGAGGACCGGATCGTCCGGGCCGAGAAGTACTTCCACAAGTACGGCGTCTGGACGGTGTTCTTCGGCCGCTTCGTCGCGCTGCTGCGGATCTTCGCGGGCCCGATGGCGGGCATGCTGCGGATGCACTACCCGCGCTTCCTGGTCGCGAACGCCGCCGGGGGCATCGCCTGGGCGACCACGATCGGTGTCGTCGCGTACAAGATCGGCGACAACGCCGACCAGATCTTCGGCCGGGTGTCGGTCATCGCACTGATCGCCGTCGCGGTCGCGGCGGTCACGCTGTACGCCGTACACAAGGTCCGCAAGCGCCGCCGGGAGCAGACCGACTCGCTTCCCGAGGCGGCGACCGAGTCAGCGGACGTGTAGCTGCAACTGCGGCGTCGTGGTCCCGTCGATCGGCCGGCCGAACATCATCGCGCCGGGGATCACGAACCGGTAGACGAAGTCGCCCGGCTGCGCGGCCTTGAACGCCAGCGCGGCCGCGCCGCCGCGCATCGGCAGCGCCTTCGAGTTCACCCACCGGCGGGTCTGCCGGTTCCAGGCCTGCAGCATCACGGTCGTGTTCATGGCCGGCTTCACGGCGACTGACACGGTCACCATCGAGCCCTTCGCGGTCGCCGTGTTCCCGTTGGCGAATCCGGCCGACGCGATCCGGACGACGCTCTTCGTGTAGGCCGGCTTACTGGTCGACGTACCCGTCTGCGTCCCGCCCTTGGTGTTCTCCGGCACGGTGATCTTGTACGGGCGACTGCCGCCGGTCGGCACCGCGATGTCGTAGTACCCGCCGGCCGTCGTCGACCCGCGCGCCGCCGGCGTCCACCGCGAGCCCGGGGCGACCTGGGTCAGCACCACGACCGGCACGCCGGCCGGGGTCGCGCGCTTGCTCGTGCACGGCGCGTCGAGTTCACAGCCGACCTGGTGCAGGATGACCCGCCCGCGGACCCGGATCGGCACGCTGAACTGGGCCAGCCTCGGTACGGCCGCGTTGATCGAGCTGGTCAGCCCGAGCACCTGCCCGCCGACGTTGGTGCTCCACTCGTTCTGGGTGCGCAGCTGGAAGGTGTACGGCGGCTTGACGCTCTTGATCACCTGCCGGTTCGAGGTCGTCGCCGGGCCGATCACCTTCAGCATCTGGCCGGGCCGCCCGATCATCGGCACGTACCGCTGGGTCTTCTTGCCCTTCACGTCCAGCGGGTCGTTCGGCGTGAAGTCCTGCGGAGCGACCGGCACCGACCATCGGATCAGCACCCCGCGCCCCTGCTTCGCCACCGCCGCCGCGCTCGGCCGCACCGGACCGTCGGTGTCGAACACCGGCGACTTGGTCAGCTTGCTGGTCACGCCGCCCTGTGAGGTCCCGGTCCCGACCGCGACCTTGTAGTTCCCGTCCGGCGGGAACGCCGACGTCGGGATCTCCCACCGGTTCGGTTCACCGGCCGGGATGTACTTCACGTACGACGGGCTCTCGCTGAGCACACCCTCGATCGTGACCCGGTTCGGCTGCCCGTTGTCCTTCCAGGTCACCAGCACCGCGGCCCGCCCCTTGGGCGCCCACGCGACGGTGACATCGGTCGGCGGCGGATCGGAGGCACAGGCAGTCAGCGAGGTCGCCCCCGCAACTACCACCAGCCCTACGGCGAGCACGCGCCGCATTCCGACCACCCCTCGTCTCCTCACGACCAACCGGGTGAACCATACCTAGTCGCGGGTGCCCTCTCCCCATGACCGTTGCCGGATCGGTATCGCGCACCTACCGTGAGGTAAGCCACTGAGGGGGGAACCACGATGGCATTCATCGGTACGCCAAACGTCCCGGAGATGTTCGCTGCGAACCGGGCGCCGGCCGGGCACGTGCCCAACTTCGTCCACACGTTCGCCGCACGACCGGCCGTCTTCGAGGCCTGGAAGCAGCTGAGCCGCGCGATCCAGGAGTCCATGGACCTGCGCCGCTACGAGCTCGCCACGCTGGCCGCGGCGACCGCGCTGAAGTCGAGCTACTGCAGTCTCGCGCACGGGCAGATCCTGGCCGACAAGTTCTACACCGCGGAGGAAGTCGCGGCGCTCGTCGACGAGCCCGCGAACGACCCGGTCGACCGCGCGGTGATGGCCTTCGCGCGCAAGATCGCACTCGCCGCCGACACCATCACCCAGGAAGACGTCGACGCGCTGAAAGCACTCGGCCTGACGGATGCCGACGTACTCGACGTAGCGCTCGCGGCCGCCGCCCGGGCCTTCTTCTCCAAGACCCTCGACGCGACCGGCACCCAACCGGACTCGGCGTACAACGGCCTGCCCGACACCCTCCGCAAGACCCTCACAGTCGGCCGCCCGATCGCCCCATAAGCCGTGCTTGCCGCCCGACCCCTTGATGGAGGGTTTCGGTCACGTCCGTGGAGGATTTCTGGCGCCCACCCAGGAATATCCTCCTACCAGCCACCAACCCCATCACCATCGCGGCCACCCGCCCGAGCCCAACTTTGAGAAGCCACCAACCATTCTCGGGGCGCCGACATGGTCGGCGGCTTCTCAAAGTTGGGTTGCTGCGCGCCCGCGGCGGGACTGGGAACAGGCGCTGGTGTCAGGAGACGACCCCGGCCGAGATTGGCGCGAGTACAGCGGACCGGTTGGATCACCGCTACTCGGGCTGATTGTTCGGGGTGCCGCCGAGGTGGTGTTTCGTAGTGACGCCTGTGTACATCAGGTGCGTGACAAGGCCTTGGGCGGCATGCGGAAGGTTGTGGCAGTGGTCCATCCAGATGCCTGGGTTGTCCGCCACGAAGGCGACCTCGTAGGTCTCCTTGTCCTCGACGTTGAGGGAGTCCGTCCGCCACGGGCTCCCTGAAGCGCGCACCCCGTCACGACTCAGCACGACGACGTGATGGCCGTGCAGGTGCATCGGGTGCACCTGCCCTGAGGTGTTCTTGATCGTCATCCGCACGATGTCGCCCTCGCTCACCACGAACATCGGCACATCCGGGTACTGATGCCCGTTGATCGTCCACCACAGCCCGGGTTTCCCGTCGAAGAACCCGATCCGCCGGCCGATGTCGTACCGGAACGCCCGGGTCGCCTTCGCAGGATCGAACCCGAGCGGCTTCGGTTCCCCATAACTCAGCAGGTCGACCCGGTCCCGCGGCTCGGTCCCGGTCGGCGCGTCACCGTCGCCGATCACCAGCGTCGTCGGTCCGCCGCCGAGCCCGATCCGCACCGCTTTCGCCGTGGGGATCTCGAGGTCGACCCGGCCGCCCGCGGTGACGAGCACCGCCTTCCCGCTCACCTCTGTCGGCGCGTTCACCTCGGTCCCGTCGACCGCGATCACCTTGTACGACGCCCCGTCGACCCAGACCGCCATCGGTCCGTTGTCGGTGTTGATCAACCGCACCCGCGCGATCGGACCGGGCGCCTTCACACGACGTTCGCCGTACTCACCGTTGACCGTGCGGACCTTGTCATAGGTGTGCACCGCCGCGATCACGTCCGCCGCGGTGGGCTGGACGATGAGTACGCCGTACAGACCCTTCTGCACCTGCTCGTGCGAGACCTGGTGCGAGTGGTACCAGTACGTGCCGGCGTCCTTCGCGACGAAGCGGTACACGTACGACTTGCCCGGCGGGATCGCGTCCTGCGTGACACCCGCGACACCGTCCTCGGCATTCGGTACGTCGACACCGTGCCAGTGCAGTGTGATGCCCTCGGCAACGTTTTCGTTGCGCAGTGTGACCTGGACGAGATCGCCTTGTTTCGCGACGATCCGCGGACCCGGCGACGTGTGGTTCAACGTGTAGCCGTCCATCGGCCCGCGGCCGGGGAGGTCGAACCGCTCCTCGCGCGCCACGAGCTCCACCGCGACAGCAGGCGTCCTGTCAACGGGACCGGTCAACTGGCTGACATCGGTCCCGTGATGCGCGGCCGCCGGCCCGCCACCGTAGTCGGCGTACCCCATCGTCATCGGCGACAGATCGTTCGGGATCAGGCTCCGCTGCCAGAAGAACCCGAGCGGCGCCAGCACGACAATCGTCGCTGCGATCGCGATCAGCGCACGACGAGACGGCGACCGCAGCTTCACGATCGCCGCACGTCAGTTGCCAACAGCATCTAGGCGGTTGCGGCGGCGGCCGCTGTCACCGGCTGAGTGGCTGCACGCCGGGCCGCCATCGCCGCGACTGCCAGGAGAGCGAACGCGTTCAGCCCGTGCAGCGCGCCGATCACCGGTGCGCCGAACGACGCGACGGCCAGCCCGAACTGCAACACGACCAGACCGAACACGTACAGCGCCCACCTGACGCCGCCCGCGACCTTCGCGAAGAACGAGATGATCAGCAGCAGGATCGCCAGCAGTGGGATGATCCCGCTGCCCACGATCGTATGGATCATGTGTCCGGCGTTGGCATCGGAGTTCTCGTCCAGCACCAAGCCGCCGTCGACGTCCTTGATGACCGTGAACCACGCGAGTGCGATCGCCATTGCCTGGACGATCACCCCGATCGCGATCAAGCCGGCCAGCGCGCGATAGACAGACCTCATGTTTCCCCCCACCCCCGGAAGTCACCTAGCTCATGGTGATCCCGATCACCTCAAGGGCACAAGAGGTAGCGGCCGTCAGCCGTGATTGCGGGCGAAGGCCTGATACAGACCGCGCAGGGTCAGCAACGGTTCGTCGCGAACCGGGGTGTTCAGCTCGCCGGTGAGCAGCGGCGCGAGCGCGCCGGTGAGGACGACCGTGACGTCGTCATTCAGAGACTGTTCGGTCCGGATCCGCGCGACCAGACCGTCGACCAGCGCGGCGAATCCGTGGATCGCACCGGACTGCAGCGCCTCGACGGTGTTCTTCGCGACCACCGATCGCGGCCGGACCAGCTCGACCCGGCGCAGTTGTGCGGCCGCCTCCCCGAGCGCGTCGGTGGCGGTTTCGATGCCCGGGGCAATCACCCCTCCGATGAAGGCGCCGGCCGGGTTGACCACGTCGATCGTGATCGCCGTACCGACATCGACGACCAGGCAGGGCGCGCCGTACTTGGTCACGGCCGCCAGCGCGTTCGCGATCCGGTCCGTGCCGA
This Kribbella sp. NBC_00482 DNA region includes the following protein-coding sequences:
- a CDS encoding DedA family protein, encoding MGEPLLIAQAIAIPSGVAVLAYLVVGLVIGVESMGVPLPGETTLIAAALLASQQHHLKIEFVIMAAAAGAIIGDSIGYFIGRKAGRRLFERLGKRFHHFSEDRIVRAEKYFHKYGVWTVFFGRFVALLRIFAGPMAGMLRMHYPRFLVANAAGGIAWATTIGVVAYKIGDNADQIFGRVSVIALIAVAVAAVTLYAVHKVRKRRREQTDSLPEAATESADV
- a CDS encoding carboxymuconolactone decarboxylase family protein, whose product is MAFIGTPNVPEMFAANRAPAGHVPNFVHTFAARPAVFEAWKQLSRAIQESMDLRRYELATLAAATALKSSYCSLAHGQILADKFYTAEEVAALVDEPANDPVDRAVMAFARKIALAADTITQEDVDALKALGLTDADVLDVALAAAARAFFSKTLDATGTQPDSAYNGLPDTLRKTLTVGRPIAP
- a CDS encoding multicopper oxidase family protein, which translates into the protein MKLRSPSRRALIAIAATIVVLAPLGFFWQRSLIPNDLSPMTMGYADYGGGPAAAHHGTDVSQLTGPVDRTPAVAVELVAREERFDLPGRGPMDGYTLNHTSPGPRIVAKQGDLVQVTLRNENVAEGITLHWHGVDVPNAEDGVAGVTQDAIPPGKSYVYRFVAKDAGTYWYHSHQVSHEQVQKGLYGVLIVQPTAADVIAAVHTYDKVRTVNGEYGERRVKAPGPIARVRLINTDNGPMAVWVDGASYKVIAVDGTEVNAPTEVSGKAVLVTAGGRVDLEIPTAKAVRIGLGGGPTTLVIGDGDAPTGTEPRDRVDLLSYGEPKPLGFDPAKATRAFRYDIGRRIGFFDGKPGLWWTINGHQYPDVPMFVVSEGDIVRMTIKNTSGQVHPMHLHGHHVVVLSRDGVRASGSPWRTDSLNVEDKETYEVAFVADNPGIWMDHCHNLPHAAQGLVTHLMYTGVTTKHHLGGTPNNQPE
- a CDS encoding type III pantothenate kinase; this translates as MLLAVAVENTRTLVGLVFEGTVKRHWWVGTDPRRTADEWAVLLQGLLAGESPVSGIAVCSAVPHVLHELRDVVSRYYQGVPSVVVEPGVKTGLPVLVDNPREVGTDRIANALAAVTKYGAPCLVVDVGTAITIDVVNPAGAFIGGVIAPGIETATDALGEAAAQLRRVELVRPRSVVAKNTVEALQSGAIHGFAALVDGLVARIRTEQSLNDDVTVVLTGALAPLLTGELNTPVRDEPLLTLRGLYQAFARNHG